The genomic DNA ATTCATTTCTTCAGAACAAGAGCATCACCGAACCTTATTCCGAATGTAATTTACACTTGTAACTAGTGGTAATCTCTTTTGTGGGATTCAAATCGCCAATTTATGGCTTTATATGTCTACAAGGATCTGCTGTATAAAgaggcattgaagaaaaatCAAGtgggaaaaaaggaaatggcCGACAACGATGCACCGCCCGCCGATGAAAGAGCCCAGGAAGCCTATGAAGAACAGAATGTCCATGAGGTATATCAGCAAATAGCAGAGCATTTCTCGTCTACCAGATACAAGGTCTGTCTATCTTATTCTCTATTTATTTATATAAGGGGACTGGTCTCACTCGTATATCAGCCGTGGCCTATTGTGGAACGCTTCCTCAAAGAGTTATCGCCCGGCTCCATCGGGCTCGATGTGGGATGCGGCAATGGCAAGTACTTGACGGTCAATAAGGATATCTTTATCATTGCTTCAGATCGGTAAGTCTCTTTTATCTCTCTGTTTCATTCGTGGATCAAATCATTTCTCTTTACATACAAGACTGGTTATCTGTGGGAATGCACGAAAACAATGAAGTGCCTCCAATACCAATACCCAAACGCCCATCCTTTCACACATtctattcttcttcctcttccagaTCTTGTTAGTACTCGGATTAACCCGATATCCCAACAGATCTGAAAATCTTGTCCGTATTGCTGTAAACCATCAGCCACATTCCCCCATCGTagctgatatcctccatctACCACACCTCGACGCTTCTTTTGACTTTGCCATATCAATTGCTGTGGTTCATCATTTATCATCACCGGAGCGACGGATTCAGGCAATTATGGAAATCCTGCGCACACTGAAGCCTGCTTCCGAAAACCACCCGGGTGGGAAAGCCCTGATATATGTCTGGGCGCTTGAACAGAAGAACAGCCGGAGAGGCTGGGATAAAGGGGACAAACAGGATGTGATGGTTCCCTGGGTCTTGAGAAACAGCTTATCCAAGGGCGGCTCCAGCGATGCGCCCAAAACGTTCCATCGATATTATCACCTCTATGAGGAATTCGAACTCGAGCGGGACATCAGGCAAGCAGGGGGGCGAGTCCTGGAGTCGGGGTATGAGAAAGACAACTGGTGGGCAATTGCGACGCCGTCAAACGAGTAGCTTTTGCTTCGAAGATCCAGCCTCGAAGTcgaatttttttttggcttctctttcccttcttccttctttcaATTTGCGACCGAAAAATGAAATAAAATGAAAGCAATTTGGTCATAAAGCTATGTTCATCACCTTCACATCGAAAAAAGACGGAGACGCGAAACATGACACACAAGGGAAACAGAGGAAGTCATAAGAAGAATCATCTAAGACAAGATAGGACAAGACAAGACAAACAGGCAAAGGCAGACAATATCCACACAAATAAAGGTATCTCTTCAAAACAACGCTATGCAATTCGTAAAAGTAGGGAAAAGACCTCCCAGGGCGTACAGACGTCGTTCgttcgttttttttttttttttttcctcgaTTTTTCTCATTTCTTATTTCCTCAACCCTATGGAAGGGTTCGAGGTGGAAAGCCGATGCTGTGCCCTAAATGGCCACCATGACTGCCACTCATTTCCATTGGGCCCATACGGTAACTCAGTTCCCTTGTAGGAGGAAATGGTGGAGCCGGTGCGTAGGCTGGGACACCGGCAGTAAGCTCTTCGACCGAAGGGAGCTGCGGTGGTGGGACTTGACGTGTCATTGATCCTTTTCGTGACCTGGACAGAGAGGCACTACTGGTTCGGCGTGACCTAGTTGAGGGCGGGTCGATGGCTGTGCTGGAAAGGGAGAAAGGAACAACGCCCGCCCGACGGGCCATCTCTTGCTCCCCTAATTGCCAGTGCATTGCTTCTGCGGCGCGCCATGGAATGGCCATTTCCTCTGCCACCTTTGACCACATTTCAGCCTTGAATCTGTTAGACAAACATTAGTATAATGAGTCTTTATTGGATGAAAATCCCAGGTTTTCTTTCGAAAATGCAATACGTACCTCTCGTATAACCTGGCGAGCTTGTTCTTCTTATCCTCATCCCACTCGCTTCTGCGTTCAAGATAATTCTGGTAATGTAGACGGCAACTAATGGCGCTCCGGCCGGGAAGCCGCCTGCTGATATCCTCCCACTTCATCCCACTCCCACGCAGCTCGATGATCAACGCATCTTCTTCGGGAGACCATTTGGATTGCTTCTTAGCCGGCGATTCGGCCGTATGGGCGGGCTGTAAACGCTTGGCCGGGACGGAGGCAGGGATCTTGGTGATTGATGGAGGAGGCGCTGATGGACCAGACACTGGAGATGATGCAATCGACATGGGAGGAAGTGCCGGGCCCGAAGGCACTACTCTCGACGGAAGTGCGGACGTAGTGGTTCCCGGGGGACttctctcctcctcatcttgAGGTTTTAGAAGCAGTGAGATATCCACTTTGGCGGAGGGCAGCAAAGCTGGGTTTTGTAAGGCAATCATATGCGCGACTCGCAAAGACGTGCGGTTTGATAGAGAAGTAGATAGTAAGAGATAGTAGCATCCAACAATGGACAATCaaacaagagaaagagaCAGGTAGTACGATGAAGCAAACACACAGAAGGCGGAAGTAcaaagaataaaaaaaaaaaaacggaTGAAGCAgaataaagaaagaaaggtaAAATGAGAGCTTCGAGCGTCGTGGTGGGTTTTCTTTGGTGATGGCGGGTGACGGCGTTGGTGATAGTCAAGTGAACTGCCCACAGGTCGGAGGAAAGTCTCGAACGAGCAAAAGTCGAGCAAGGATCAATGAGAGTGAAACAATCCGGTAGGCCCCTGTTTGGTTCTTTGCCTCAAAGCCCAACGGTTTGATAATGGCCCAGCGGAAGGATCCGGCGAGTAATCCAGCAACGTGGGAAGACCTAGCAAAATTCAACGCAAAGTAACGACGCGGATCGAAAGTGAGATGAAAAAGTGATATGTGATAGGCACTAaaagagaacaagaagaagaaaaaaatatGTAGGAAGAAACGTCAATGGATGATGCAGTTTGGATGGATCGAGACCAAACAAATCAGACGACAGGGAAGATGAGTTATAGAGTGGAAAAGACCCACGATCTCGCAGGAGAAAACAAGAGAGGAATAAACGGGCAAGGGAAAAAATTAAAGAAACGAACAGGTCAGACTCGAGTCAGACACGAGAGAAAATGATAGAGAAAATGGTTGCCAGTAAGACCGGGGGTGGAgttttaaaaaaaaagaaaaagaaaatagacAATCCGGTTAGTAGATGTGCGAATCGGAAGATAGAGACGAATAGGAGGAAATGAGAGAGAtgaaaggaagaggagaggaaaagaaagcgaGAGAGATGAAACAGCCTGAGATGCATCGGATGGAAAAGAGATCATCGGCTTGACAGCTGATCCATTCAGCAAATAAGAAACCGGGTTTTACGGGGAATAACAGGCATGAATAATTGGAGACGatgctgatgaggatctacTGACTCGGAAGTCCTGTGTTTAGAGCCCACTGAGATAGTATTATTGTGATATGACTTGAACCGAGTCGGGACTCTCTACGACGAGAAATGATGGTGAGTATTAAGAGGACTATAGAAGATAGCCTCTGTTACCGGCGGTCAGTTGTTGTATGAATTTCCATAATAATACTGGTATTATGATAAGGCCAAttttgtacggagtactttgTTCCTTTGCATGGCAGCATTCTCGGACTTTACTCGCAAATGTTATTATTTtcactttttttttactttattttatttttgttTGCCTCCTTCTTATTTCATCCTCTCGATATATTACtggggagaagaaaaaaagaacatgGTTCCTCCCGGTGGACCAAACCCGCCACACAACGGCCGATAGTTCAAACGGGTAGGATGCATCCCGGCGCACGGCGTCAGAGTCTAAGCCGGGTGGGCAGCTCTAAAGCACGCTAAATGTCCGGCCGAAAAAAACGTTAGATTATTATGACTTTGACCCCCCTGTTAATAAATTCTCCGTCTCAACGGCTTTTCCCTCTTTTATTCCCCCCCGGTTCCCACTTCTTATTTTTACCGGAACCCAGGGTACTCTGTACCGCGCTGCGTAGCTACTAGGTCATCATAATGGATCTGCTACTGACCTAAAAATAAACTATTTATTAATTACT from Aspergillus chevalieri M1 DNA, chromosome 1, nearly complete sequence includes the following:
- the TRM9 gene encoding tRNA (carboxymethyluridine(34)-5-O)-methyltransferase (BUSCO:EOG09264DIM;~COG:Q;~EggNog:ENOG410PMYZ;~InterPro:IPR029063,IPR013216,IPR032873;~PFAM:PF13649,PF13489,PF08241,PF13847;~go_function: GO:0008168 - methyltransferase activity [Evidence IEA];~go_function: GO:0016300 - tRNA (uracil) methyltransferase activity [Evidence IEA];~go_process: GO:0002098 - tRNA wobble uridine modification [Evidence IEA]), encoding MALYVYKDLLYKEALKKNQVGKKEMADNDAPPADERAQEAYEEQNVHEVYQQIAEHFSSTRYKVCLSYSLFIYIRGLVSLVYQPWPIVERFLKELSPGSIGLDVGCGNGKYLTVNKDIFIIASDRSENLVRIAVNHQPHSPIVADILHLPHLDASFDFAISIAVVHHLSSPERRIQAIMEILRTLKPASENHPGGKALIYVWALEQKNSRRGWDKGDKQDVMVPWVLRNSLSKGGSSDAPKTFHRYYHLYEEFELERDIRQAGGRVLESGYEKDNWWAIATPSNE
- a CDS encoding MYB DNA-binding domain protein (COG:K;~EggNog:ENOG410PKQ5;~InterPro:IPR001005,IPR009057,IPR017930,IPR017877;~PFAM:PF00249), producing MIALQNPALLPSAKVDISLLLKPQDEEERSPPGTTTSALPSRVVPSGPALPPMSIASSPVSGPSAPPPSITKIPASVPAKRLQPAHTAESPAKKQSKWSPEEDALIIELRGSGMKWEDISRRLPGRSAISCRLHYQNYLERRSEWDEDKKNKLARLYERFKAEMWSKVAEEMAIPWRAAEAMHWQLGEQEMARRAGVVPFSLSSTAIDPPSTRSRRTSSASLSRSRKGSMTRQVPPPQLPSVEELTAGVPAYAPAPPFPPTRELSYRMGPMEMSGSHGGHLGHSIGFPPRTLP